From one Candidatus Glassbacteria bacterium genomic stretch:
- a CDS encoding glycerate kinase yields MKIIIAPDSFKGTFTASEAARAMAGGVRDLLSDAQAVEIPLADGGDGTLDVLLGGT; encoded by the coding sequence GTGAAAATCATCATCGCGCCAGACTCGTTCAAGGGTACTTTCACCGCGTCGGAGGCCGCCCGCGCAATGGCCGGCGGTGTCCGTGATCTCCTGTCCGATGCCCAGGCGGTCGAGATTCCCCTGGCCGACGGCGGCGACGGCACGCTGGATGTCCTGCTGGGCGGAACCG